Proteins encoded by one window of Teretinema zuelzerae:
- a CDS encoding S1 family peptidase, whose amino-acid sequence MKKTVFPVILAAVFLVGFASCASSGDSARGEGAAINSKTVEMINSNCYEVVAKKPTSDSLSYEAEPHWNLLDFKERNDPYIGLGTAFAVSRTELVTAAHVLGLDRDSLVFTERYIRQKIRTGSGKTEEIVREIDTVVSYSSNRDYVVFTVKDFECSSWFEIADEAQFNKTIYTAGNAYGEGIVIREGRLLDTLPEPENGEWEYLKSSIATNPGNSGGPLLDSSFKVIGIVLSKKDDFCYALGMKDIIPGKAILYSRLNFGFSIFTKKLTRTTVKETALPMPYRDLVQWLSLRNREIASEGMAALLEENRDDLFPNGPNSLKVLNSIYVSAFPQLCLQGSNDNSWFMSNIQANSSDIGENGKVYWGEPYENSGIFFLDIEHPDSVSPAEYTDNPRILMDHIVKGIKYERKVTSSDIGVRITSMGDPLYTGSHVDRWGRRWDIHQWLMEYADQMIIIFSTPTPQGVSLLYKDISSADRTDWMWDMKHLVDFVGISYMGTLEEWKAFFARPDFLSGPLKQMSFSYENGKTAALDAGDFSLKAFDPVVPIEDKTLMLINLNFLLKNDEPVWDVRRAILAEGSDPNNFAYIMRMTEPDPRLPKTFHDEWQNYALERKHPYSGVPYVEEGNSKAGKIHGTFILDSVTMPKNKNLFFIFLGKSGLVSNDTMTGALRSLEENIAIR is encoded by the coding sequence ATGAAAAAGACAGTCTTTCCAGTCATTCTCGCAGCGGTGTTCCTGGTCGGTTTTGCTTCCTGCGCCTCCTCCGGCGACTCAGCCAGGGGAGAGGGCGCCGCGATTAATTCAAAAACAGTAGAAATGATAAACTCCAATTGCTACGAAGTCGTTGCGAAGAAACCAACTTCGGATTCTCTTTCATATGAGGCTGAACCCCATTGGAACCTTCTCGATTTCAAGGAACGGAACGATCCGTACATCGGTCTGGGGACCGCTTTCGCCGTCAGCCGGACTGAACTGGTGACGGCAGCCCATGTATTAGGCCTCGATCGGGATTCTCTTGTATTCACCGAACGCTACATTCGGCAAAAAATACGTACCGGCAGCGGCAAGACCGAGGAGATAGTCCGCGAAATCGATACCGTCGTTTCCTACTCGTCGAACAGGGATTATGTGGTATTCACCGTAAAAGACTTCGAGTGCTCTTCATGGTTCGAAATCGCGGATGAAGCGCAGTTCAACAAAACGATATATACCGCCGGCAATGCATACGGCGAGGGCATCGTCATACGCGAAGGCCGCCTGCTCGATACGCTTCCCGAACCGGAAAACGGCGAATGGGAATACCTGAAAAGCTCCATCGCGACCAATCCCGGAAACTCAGGCGGACCTCTTCTCGATTCTTCTTTCAAGGTAATCGGGATTGTTCTCAGCAAAAAGGACGATTTCTGCTATGCGCTCGGCATGAAGGACATCATTCCCGGCAAAGCGATACTATACTCGCGCCTGAATTTCGGTTTCTCGATATTCACAAAAAAACTGACGCGCACCACGGTTAAAGAGACGGCCTTGCCGATGCCCTATCGTGATCTCGTACAGTGGCTGTCTCTCAGAAATCGGGAAATCGCTTCCGAGGGCATGGCGGCTCTTCTGGAAGAAAACAGGGATGATCTCTTCCCGAACGGCCCGAATTCGCTGAAGGTTCTGAACTCCATCTATGTCTCGGCTTTTCCGCAATTGTGTCTGCAGGGGAGCAACGATAATTCCTGGTTCATGTCGAACATACAGGCGAATTCCTCCGACATCGGAGAGAACGGCAAAGTGTATTGGGGCGAGCCGTACGAGAATTCAGGCATATTTTTTCTCGATATAGAACATCCTGATTCCGTCTCCCCCGCCGAATACACTGATAATCCCAGGATTCTCATGGATCATATCGTCAAAGGCATAAAATACGAACGCAAAGTGACGTCTTCCGATATCGGCGTCCGCATTACTTCCATGGGCGATCCTTTGTATACCGGTTCTCATGTAGATCGTTGGGGCCGCCGGTGGGATATACATCAATGGCTGATGGAATACGCCGACCAGATGATCATTATTTTCTCGACTCCGACACCTCAGGGCGTTTCTCTCCTGTACAAGGACATTTCCAGCGCGGATCGAACCGATTGGATGTGGGACATGAAACATTTGGTGGACTTCGTCGGGATTTCGTATATGGGAACACTGGAAGAATGGAAGGCCTTTTTCGCTCGTCCCGATTTTCTTTCAGGCCCGCTGAAACAAATGTCGTTTTCGTACGAAAACGGCAAAACTGCGGCTCTTGATGCCGGAGATTTTTCATTGAAGGCTTTCGACCCCGTCGTTCCGATCGAGGATAAAACCCTCATGCTTATTAATCTTAACTTCCTGTTGAAAAACGACGAACCCGTCTGGGACGTGCGCAGGGCGATTCTCGCGGAGGGTTCGGACCCGAACAACTTCGCCTATATCATGCGCATGACCGAACCTGATCCCCGCCTGCCGAAAACCTTCCATGACGAATGGCAGAATTACGCGCTTGAAAGAAAACACCCGTACTCAGGCGTCCCGTATGTCGAGGAAGGCAATTCAAAAGCCGGCAAGATTCACGGAACTTTCATACTGGATTCCGTCACTATGCCCAAGAATAAAAACCTCTTCTTCATTTTCCTCGGAAAATCCGGTCTCGTCTCAAACGATACAATGACCGGCGCCCTGCGCTCGCTTGAAGAAAACATCGCTATACGCTAA
- a CDS encoding SDR family NAD(P)-dependent oxidoreductase encodes MKQIAIVTGASSGMGSDFARQIDGREGIDEIWLVARRRARLESLAGELKNARAVIIEADLSTDEGISIITAKLAAEKPSVRILVNNAGYGKIGNFSDLSRGDNLGMVDLNVRTLTALTYDALPYMATGSSIIQVASLAAFLPISTMAVYAASKSYVLSFSEALAVELEARGISVTALCPGPVATEFFEIAANKKDHGMKGLVPSSLVVSRALKAAEKGKAAILPTAIWKLTAFFTRFAPRKFLARAAGRMM; translated from the coding sequence ATGAAACAGATTGCCATAGTAACCGGAGCTTCCAGCGGAATGGGTTCGGACTTCGCCCGGCAGATAGACGGGCGGGAAGGAATAGACGAAATCTGGCTCGTCGCCAGAAGACGTGCGCGCCTTGAATCCCTCGCCGGCGAATTGAAGAATGCCCGCGCCGTCATCATCGAAGCCGACTTGTCTACCGACGAAGGCATCTCGATTATCACGGCGAAGCTTGCCGCCGAGAAGCCTTCCGTGCGCATCCTCGTGAACAACGCAGGCTACGGAAAGATCGGGAATTTCTCCGACCTTTCGCGCGGCGACAACCTGGGCATGGTTGACCTTAACGTGCGAACCCTGACCGCGCTCACCTACGACGCGCTCCCGTACATGGCAACGGGTAGCTCCATCATACAGGTGGCCTCCCTCGCGGCCTTCCTTCCGATATCCACGATGGCCGTCTACGCCGCCTCGAAGTCCTACGTGCTCAGCTTCAGCGAAGCCCTTGCCGTAGAACTCGAAGCCCGCGGCATCTCTGTTACCGCTCTCTGCCCCGGCCCCGTCGCCACCGAGTTCTTCGAAATCGCCGCGAACAAAAAGGACCACGGCATGAAGGGTCTCGTACCGAGCTCCCTCGTCGTCAGCCGCGCCCTCAAGGCGGCCGAAAAAGGCAAAGCCGCTATTCTTCCGACCGCTATCTGGAAACTGACCGCCTTTTTCACCCGCTTCGCCCCCCGGAAATTCCTCGCGCGCGCAGCAGGCAGGATGATGTAA
- a CDS encoding MFS transporter, producing MKTAENSLITTLIGLRGNARACVYTEPMWGLSMSLCLPYASIYMLALGIKDADIGLLTTVGMLSQVVFGLLGGVITDKMGRRKTTAVFDFLAWCVPCVIWMFAQNFWFFLGAQLVNGMWKVTQNSWDCLLVEDVEKDQITKVYSLVIIASHLSALFAPIASFLVARISLVPAVRILYLNAFIVMTAKIFILYAASHETSTGVVRMRETKGKSIPSLLAGYGGVIRIILRSKGSIFSLVIAALVGAVGMVNTTFWQVIASRKLLVPDAVLPFFPMLRSFIAMFFLFTVIPRVTATPRLQKPLLFGFISYFIGQNILALIPAPAHALAAPGYALLAFSLAFDGFGAGILAMLAESLVALYVDKKERARVMAVQHMIIMLATAPFGWISGLLSSISRTLPFRLTIVLIFLGIITTLRYYRTIEDCHENQVD from the coding sequence ATGAAGACGGCAGAAAACTCGTTAATTACAACCTTGATCGGTTTGCGCGGGAACGCACGCGCGTGCGTATATACAGAACCCATGTGGGGACTTTCCATGAGCCTCTGTCTCCCCTATGCGTCTATTTACATGCTGGCGCTCGGCATTAAAGATGCCGACATCGGCTTATTGACTACGGTCGGAATGTTGTCGCAGGTGGTGTTCGGACTGCTCGGCGGAGTCATCACCGACAAAATGGGACGCCGCAAAACCACGGCGGTCTTTGATTTCCTTGCCTGGTGCGTGCCCTGCGTTATCTGGATGTTCGCCCAAAATTTCTGGTTCTTTCTTGGAGCCCAGCTCGTCAACGGGATGTGGAAGGTGACGCAGAATTCCTGGGACTGTCTTCTCGTAGAAGATGTGGAAAAAGACCAGATAACCAAGGTCTATTCCCTCGTGATCATCGCAAGCCATCTCTCGGCTCTCTTCGCGCCGATTGCGAGCTTCCTTGTCGCCCGGATATCCCTCGTTCCCGCGGTCAGGATTCTCTACCTTAACGCTTTCATCGTCATGACCGCCAAGATATTCATCCTGTATGCCGCGTCCCATGAAACCTCGACCGGCGTAGTGAGAATGCGGGAAACAAAGGGGAAAAGCATCCCATCGCTCCTTGCGGGATACGGAGGGGTTATCAGAATCATTCTCCGCTCGAAGGGAAGCATATTCTCCCTCGTCATCGCAGCTCTCGTGGGCGCCGTCGGCATGGTGAACACCACCTTCTGGCAGGTAATCGCAAGCAGAAAGCTCCTCGTGCCGGACGCTGTTCTGCCCTTCTTCCCGATGCTGAGATCGTTCATTGCCATGTTTTTTCTGTTCACGGTAATCCCGAGGGTAACCGCTACCCCGCGACTACAAAAACCCTTGCTCTTTGGTTTTATTTCTTACTTCATCGGGCAGAATATACTGGCCCTCATCCCCGCTCCGGCACACGCGCTTGCTGCCCCGGGATACGCGCTCCTTGCTTTTTCGCTGGCGTTCGACGGTTTCGGCGCAGGCATTCTCGCGATGCTGGCGGAATCACTCGTCGCCTTGTACGTAGACAAAAAGGAGCGCGCGCGGGTTATGGCCGTCCAACACATGATCATCATGCTGGCTACCGCCCCCTTCGGCTGGATAAGCGGACTCCTGTCCAGTATTTCGCGAACCCTGCCGTTCCGGCTGACTATCGTGCTGATATTCCTGGGCATTATCACCACGTTGCGATACTACCGGACGATCGAGGACTGTCACGAAAATCAAGTCGATTAA
- a CDS encoding ISNCY family transposase: MKFLKRGKVMENELQKTFERAYFIKGACEGMFTVSECADRLKITQQRVKQLKRAYRTIGAAAFIHGNKGRAPASKIPEEIKKRIVELKQSDAYRTTNFVHFRELLAEYEGIRYSKTTITNILKNAGIKSPKRRRPRKLKQPHPPRPRRECFGELLQADASPYDWLNTGEKYSLHGYQDDATGKITGLYLCKNECLLGYLEVTRQTLENHGIPLNIYPDRVGVFFVNRKDRDKISIEEQLKGKSEAKTQMGEILEELDISLFPAGSPEAKGRIERLWQTLQGRLPTEFRIRGIKTIEEANSFLTQVYIEQFNKQFSVPPAKDDSRFVPLEDTTFLDTLLTARVIRKTNSQGVFSFENFKFVIDAPECRNKQITIVMSEKIGIKAMCGKSFYDIRFCDFYDNRHLYTHMPEVTQILIDKYLRVNAKKDSKVS; this comes from the coding sequence ATGAAATTCTTGAAAAGAGGTAAAGTTATGGAAAATGAATTACAAAAAACCTTTGAACGAGCGTATTTCATCAAGGGTGCATGCGAAGGAATGTTTACTGTTTCTGAATGCGCTGATCGTTTGAAAATTACTCAACAACGGGTTAAACAGCTAAAACGAGCCTATAGAACGATCGGCGCAGCAGCTTTTATTCATGGGAACAAAGGACGAGCGCCTGCATCAAAAATCCCTGAGGAAATTAAAAAACGAATAGTCGAGTTAAAACAGTCTGATGCATACCGAACAACAAATTTTGTTCACTTTAGAGAATTATTAGCGGAATATGAAGGAATTCGTTATAGCAAAACAACAATAACGAATATTTTAAAAAATGCAGGTATAAAAAGTCCGAAACGACGGCGGCCAAGGAAATTAAAGCAACCGCATCCTCCAAGACCACGAAGAGAGTGTTTTGGAGAATTGCTTCAAGCAGATGCAAGTCCTTATGATTGGCTTAATACTGGAGAAAAGTATTCGCTCCACGGATATCAAGATGATGCAACAGGAAAAATCACTGGATTATACTTGTGCAAAAATGAATGTCTTCTAGGATATCTTGAAGTAACACGTCAAACACTTGAAAACCATGGAATACCTTTAAATATTTACCCGGATCGTGTAGGTGTGTTCTTTGTAAATCGAAAAGATAGGGACAAAATAAGTATAGAGGAACAATTAAAAGGGAAATCTGAAGCAAAAACACAAATGGGAGAAATTCTTGAAGAATTAGATATTTCCTTATTTCCAGCGGGATCACCCGAAGCTAAAGGAAGAATTGAGCGATTATGGCAAACACTTCAAGGGCGTTTACCGACAGAATTTCGAATACGAGGAATTAAGACAATTGAAGAAGCAAATTCTTTCTTAACACAGGTATATATAGAACAATTTAATAAACAATTTTCTGTTCCTCCTGCAAAAGATGATAGCCGATTTGTACCTTTGGAAGACACCACATTCCTGGATACGCTTTTAACAGCACGAGTTATTCGGAAAACCAATAGCCAGGGAGTGTTCTCATTCGAGAACTTTAAGTTCGTTATCGATGCACCGGAATGTCGAAACAAGCAAATTACAATTGTAATGAGCGAAAAAATTGGAATAAAAGCTATGTGCGGTAAATCGTTTTATGATATTCGTTTCTGCGATTTTTATGACAATCGTCATTTATATACTCATATGCCAGAAGTCACTCAAATTCTTATAGATAAATACCTCCGAGTAAATGCGAAAAAGGATAGCAAGGTGAGTTAA
- a CDS encoding GNAT family N-acetyltransferase yields MKVRKASINDLPKILDLYKELNPEDDELDLHNAEAIWKKSEFQHVLTYLVAIEDNEIVGTCNIAIIDNLTRSGRPYGIIENVITSIRHRRKGIGKILVENAVELAKANNCYKVVLLSSSKRIEAHQFYESLGFNGNSKKGFELRLL; encoded by the coding sequence ATGAAAGTCAGAAAAGCGTCAATTAATGATCTGCCAAAGATACTTGATTTGTATAAAGAATTGAATCCGGAAGATGATGAATTGGATTTACACAACGCGGAAGCCATTTGGAAAAAAAGCGAATTCCAACATGTGCTGACGTATTTAGTTGCGATTGAGGATAATGAAATTGTCGGAACCTGTAATATAGCAATAATCGACAATTTAACGCGATCCGGCAGGCCTTATGGAATAATTGAAAATGTCATCACTTCAATCAGACACAGAAGAAAAGGAATAGGCAAAATATTGGTGGAAAATGCCGTTGAACTAGCAAAAGCGAATAATTGCTATAAAGTAGTATTGTTAAGCAGTTCAAAAAGGATCGAAGCGCATCAATTTTATGAATCGCTTGGGTTTAATGGAAATTCAAAAAAAGGTTTTGAACTCAGGTTGCTATGA